In the Topomyia yanbarensis strain Yona2022 chromosome 3, ASM3024719v1, whole genome shotgun sequence genome, one interval contains:
- the LOC131688045 gene encoding uncharacterized protein LOC131688045, whose protein sequence is MGIFGRPVTIQLKYVFQELWRLQSGCDDVTPDGLVPRRKEWSNETAKLGEIRPPRYYYPTVASFDNVELHAFCDTSDKAFACVIYIGYSREGKSHVDLVYAKSRVAPLKAKTVPWLEQLGCVLAKLCLCCDFFWCDSKFCWSLLNTNQKLTAYVGDRVMQIKENAHGLELWPWMLSQLNEADLATKCAKFGSILECVRGPDFIYRDSINWPNCEPLEMLK, encoded by the coding sequence ATGGGCATCTTTGGCCGTCCTGTTACGATTCAACTGAAGTACGTCTTTCAAGAATTGTGGCGGCTGCAGTCTGGATGCGATGATGTAACTCCGGACGGTCTTGTCCCCAGACGTAAGGAGTGGTCAAATGAAACTGCAAAGCTAGGAGAAATACGACCGCCAAGATACTACTATCCAACGGTAGCGTCGTTCGATAATGTGGAATTACACGCTTTCTGTGACACGAGCGATAAGGCGTTTGCTTGTGTGATCTACATAGGTTATTCTCGAGAAGGTAAGTCACACGTTGATCTGGTTTACGCTAAATCAAGGGTAGCGCCCTTAAAGGCAAAAACCGTACCGTGGTTGGAACAGCTAGGATGCGTTCTGGCCAAATTATGCTTGTGCTGCGATTTTTTCTGGTGTGATTCGAAGTTCTGCTGGAGTTTGCTGAATACAAATCAAAAACTGACGGCATACGTTGGTGATCGCGTTATGCAAATCAAAGAGAATGCTCACGGGTTAGAGTTGTGGCCTTGGATGCTGTCGCAGCTGAACGAGGCCGACTTGGCTACGAAGTGTGCCAAATTCGGTAGTATACTAGAATGTGTTCGTGGTCCGGATTTCATTTATCGTGATAGTATCAACTGGCCGAATTGTGAACCGTTGGAAATGTTGAAATGA